The genomic DNA TACCTTGACTTCATGAACAAGGTCCCCTTTTACGGGTGCGCCGTGGTATGCCTCGACGACCCCGTTATTCAGAACCTCCTGCCTTCGATAGGCCGCAGGTTCATCTCATTCGGCTTCACCGCGCAGGCCGACCTGCATGTAAAGGACTTCACGCAGAAGGGCCGCGAGTCGACCTTCGAGGTATGGACCGGCGAAGAGCGGTTCGGGCGGTTTACCATAGGACTCCCCGGCGAGTACAACGTCTATAACGCGCTCGCCGCCATAGCCGTGGCTCGCGAGCTCGACATAAACCCAACGGATATAAAGGCCGGCCTCGTGGAGTTTACCGGGGTAGAGAGGCGGTTCCAGGTGAGGGGCACGGTCGGGGACGTCATGGTCGTCGACGACTACGGGCACCACCCGGTGGAGATAAAGGCCGTCCTCAAGGCCGCGAAGGAGGGGTGGAACAGGAGGCTCGTCGTCGTGTTCCAGCCCCACAGGTACTCGAGGACAAAGGACCTCTACAGCGGGTTCCTGACCGCCTTCAACGACGCGGAAAAACTCATCCTGACCGACATATACCCGGCCGGGGAAAAGGCCATCGAGGGGGTCTCGACCGGGGCGTTCCTTAAGGGCATAAAGGAACACGGCCACAAGGACGTAAGTTACGTGCCCGGGTTAAAGGACGTGCCCGCGCGGCTCATGTCCGTAACCGAGCCGGGAGATATGGTTATAACACTCGGGGCGGGGGACGTATGGCGCGCCGGGGTGGAGCTACTGGATATTTTAAAAAAGAAGCGTAATAAGAGTGGACTCAAGCTCGTCGTCGAAGAATAAGATGCCGCAAGAGG from Thermodesulfobacteriota bacterium includes the following:
- the murC gene encoding UDP-N-acetylmuramate--L-alanine ligase; the protein is AVSDDNPELLEAGRLKLPIIPRAEMLAELMRMKYGIAVAGTHGKTTTTSIIASILGHAGIDPTVVTGGKLNSIGTSAKLGSGDFLVAEADESDGSFLKLSPTIAVVTNIDREHMDHYRDMEDVKGAYLDFMNKVPFYGCAVVCLDDPVIQNLLPSIGRRFISFGFTAQADLHVKDFTQKGRESTFEVWTGEERFGRFTIGLPGEYNVYNALAAIAVARELDINPTDIKAGLVEFTGVERRFQVRGTVGDVMVVDDYGHHPVEIKAVLKAAKEGWNRRLVVVFQPHRYSRTKDLYSGFLTAFNDAEKLILTDIYPAGEKAIEGVSTGAFLKGIKEHGHKDVSYVPGLKDVPARLMSVTEPGDMVITLGAGDVWRAGVELLDILKKKRNKSGLKLVVEE